ATTAAAACTGGCGGAAATGGACTAAAAACTGCAACATATACATCACAAGTTCGTGGTGGACCAACTGTTGTTGATATTCAACTTGATGATGAAGAAATTTATTATCCATATGCAAATGATGGTGAGATTGGTTTTATGCTTTCTGTTGCAGATGTAAGCTACAACTCTTTTAAGAATGGTGTTAAACCAGGCGGAACAATTGTTGTTGATCCAAATCTAGTTCATCCAACTGATGAAGATAGAAAAACTTGGAATATTCATGAGATTCCTATTATTACTATTGCCAAGGAAGAGGTTGGTAATGTAATTACTCAATCTGTTGTTGCACTTGCTATTGCAAATACTATGATGAATGCTATTGATAAAGAAACTCTTATTGCTACAATGCTTTCAAAAGTACCAGCTAAAGTTCACGATGTAAATAAAAAAGCTTATGAGCTTGGTGAAAAATACGCTAAAGAAGCTATGGCTTAATTAGTTCTATTTATAAGACAGCCTGTAATAGGTTGTCTTTTTTTTAAAACTTACTTTAATACTAGTTAATATTATAATTATATTAACTAGTATTATACTCTTATGCTCTCCCAAAAAAACTCTACATGTTTCTCAAACTGTGTTGACATGTTGTTCGTAGAGCTATTATCAAACCTCATAAGCGTTATCTGCAGTCTAATATAGAATAGGGTGGATAAAAACTCATAAGCAACCATCATTGGATCAGAAGAGCGTATTATATCGTTCTGCATCATTACAAAGAAAGCCTCTGAAAGTGTTTTTATATTTTGAGTATGGAATTCATCCATAAACTGCTCTCTGAGCTCTTTATTCGCAAAAAGCTCTATCATGAGTAGTCTAAACATATTCTCGTTGTTTTTATCAAATGTAAGAAGCTTATACTGCATAGCAAACTTCTGTAAAAAAGCTTTTCCTTTCATCGCTGATTCTTTTATATCTTCATTAGAATCAGAGAAGGGTGAAGCAAATATCTCTTTGGCAACACTTAAGAATATCTCCTCTTTATTTTTGAAGTGATTATATAAAGCACTCTCTCTTATACCAACTTCTGAGGCTATTTTTCTAACACTTGTACCTTTATAGCCATGCTCTGAGAATAGGGTGGAGGATACTTTTAATATCTTTTGCTTTGTATTCGTTTTCTTTTGAACTGTCGTATTATTGGGCACTATAGACCTCCTGCAAGTATGTGAACACTTGTTAATTTTAATAGTATTATACATGAACACTTGTTAATATAAGCTTATTTTAAATGAACAATTGTTCATACAATTCTAATCCAAGAAGAACGTTTGTTCATTTAATAAAAAACTGATTTAAAGGAAAAAATTAGTATTATTTCATAGGTACAGCAGATAGCAACTTGTAGCAATACAAGAGGAAAGTCCGAGCTGCTATAAGACAGTGTTCCATTTAACTAATGGCCGTAGTAATACGAGGGAAAGTGCAACAGAGAGTAGACTTCTGCATTTAGTTCACTAGATGTAGTAAAGGTGAAAGGGTGGTGTAAGAGACCACCAGTCTTTATAGCAATATAGAGAGCTTGTAAACCCAACATGGCAGCAAGAAACAGGTGGTCAGCGTCTTAAATGCTACTGTTTCGCTAGACGCACTATGCAAATGGTGATGTAGATTAATGCTATTTAAACAAAACTCGGCTTATAGCTGTGCCTACTATATCGATATATACTATTTAATATTAATTACTACAAAGGATAAAATATGAAAAAAGCAAATGTGGAAGCACAAAAAGATGGTGTTAAGATAACATTTAGTGGTGCTATAGAGAAAAAAAATGTGCTTGAAATGGTTGAGAGATGTCAAAGTGGCAAGTGCGAATGTATGATTAAAGAGACGAAAGAAAAAATTAAAGACATGCAAGTAAGTGGTGAAGATGGCAATATAGAGCTTATGCTTCATGGAGATGGCATAGATTCTTCAGAAGTTGAAAAAGCAATATCTAATTCTCCACTTGTTAAATAGAATAGAGTCAGGATTATTTTCAAGAGAATATACATTATGTTAACCAATGTAGAGAAAACTTCTATTTCATACTTTACACCTCTGTTTTTAGCAACACTATTTTTTAGTACTGCTTTGTTTTCAAGTCAGTATCCTTATCGGAAATATGAGCATGTAAAAAAATTCTATTCAGAGAT
The sequence above is drawn from the Candidatus Sulfurimonas baltica genome and encodes:
- a CDS encoding 2-oxoacid:acceptor oxidoreductase family protein; translated protein: MSKTLMRFTGVGGQGVLLAGEIFAAAKIKTGGNGLKTATYTSQVRGGPTVVDIQLDDEEIYYPYANDGEIGFMLSVADVSYNSFKNGVKPGGTIVVDPNLVHPTDEDRKTWNIHEIPIITIAKEEVGNVITQSVVALAIANTMMNAIDKETLIATMLSKVPAKVHDVNKKAYELGEKYAKEAMA
- a CDS encoding TetR/AcrR family transcriptional regulator; translation: MPNNTTVQKKTNTKQKILKVSSTLFSEHGYKGTSVRKIASEVGIRESALYNHFKNKEEIFLSVAKEIFASPFSDSNEDIKESAMKGKAFLQKFAMQYKLLTFDKNNENMFRLLMIELFANKELREQFMDEFHTQNIKTLSEAFFVMMQNDIIRSSDPMMVAYEFLSTLFYIRLQITLMRFDNSSTNNMSTQFEKHVEFFWESIRV